The following DNA comes from Nocardioides sp. JQ2195.
CGGTGACCGGGACCCTCTGCACCCGGTGCACACCCCCCTCGAACTTGAGGAGCGCGTACGGCGCCTCCCCCGGCTCGGGCGTGCCCTTGGCCTTCACCGCGACGGTGACCGACTTGAAGCCGCCCAGGTCGGACGGGGTGGAGTCGAGGACCTCCGTCTTCCAGCCACGCTGCTCGGCATGGCGGGTGTACATGCGGAGCAGGTCCCCGGCGAACAGCGCGGACTCCTCGCCACCCTCGCCGGACTTGACCTCGAGGATTGCGTCCTTGGCATCGCTGGGGTCCCTGGGCACCAAGAGGTGGCGCAGGTGCTCCTCGACCTTGGTCCGGCGCACGGTGAGCGCCTCGGCCTCCTCGGCGAAGGCCGAGTCCTCAGCGGCCAGCTCGCGCGCGGCCTCGAGGTCATCACCGAGCTCGTGCCACTCCCGCCAGGTGCGCACGATCGACGACAGCTCGGCGTAACGCTGGTTGAGCTGCTTGGCGAGCCGTTGGTCGGCATGGGTCTCGGGAGCAGCCAGCTGCGACTCGATGGCAGTGTGCTCGGCGAGCAGACCCTCGACGGCCTCGAACACGGGCGGACTCCTCTGGGCAGGGACGGAAGGGCGACAGTCAGACAAATGCAGGACGCCGGTCACCCGCACGCATGCGGGGACCGGCGTCCTGTGGAAGCTACTTGTCGGCCTTCTTGGCGGCCTTGGCGTAGCGGGCCTCGAAGCGGGCCACGCGACCACCGGTGTCGAGGATCTTCTGCTTGCCCGTGTAGAACGGGTGGCAGGCGGAGCAGACGTCGGAGTGGATGGAGCCGCTCGTGACGGTGCTGCGGGTGGTGAACGAGTTGCCACAGGTGCAGGTCACCTGGGTCTCGACGTACTCGGGGTGAATGTCCTTCTGCATGATGCCCTCACTCTTTGACAGTCGCCGGGTCGCCACC
Coding sequences within:
- the rpmE gene encoding 50S ribosomal protein L31, translated to MQKDIHPEYVETQVTCTCGNSFTTRSTVTSGSIHSDVCSACHPFYTGKQKILDTGGRVARFEARYAKAAKKADK
- the prfA gene encoding peptide chain release factor 1, with the protein product MFEAVEGLLAEHTAIESQLAAPETHADQRLAKQLNQRYAELSSIVRTWREWHELGDDLEAARELAAEDSAFAEEAEALTVRRTKVEEHLRHLLVPRDPSDAKDAILEVKSGEGGEESALFAGDLLRMYTRHAEQRGWKTEVLDSTPSDLGGFKSVTVAVKAKGTPEPGEAPYALLKFEGGVHRVQRVPVTESQGRVHTSAAGVLVMPEAEQVDVTIDDNDLRIDVFRSSGPGGQSVNTTDSAVRITHLPTGIVVSCQNEKSQLQNKESAMRILRARMLAAAEDEANAEASEARKSQVRTVDRSERIRTYNFPENRISDHRTGYKAYNLDTVLDGELGPVIDSCVQADLAARLEALEQ